Proteins from a genomic interval of Candidatus Nomurabacteria bacterium:
- a CDS encoding DNA primase produces MESKEEIKQRLPIEVVIGEYVELKRAGRNYKGLSPFSAEKTPSFIVSPEKNIWHDFSSGKGGDVFSFVMEVEGLEFPEALKHLAQKAGIELQEYNSKDRKEGQLKQRIVKINELATKYYQTSLLKNPTALEYLKQRGVTKQGIKDFKLGYAPNSPNGLVNLLQKHGFTSEEILKAGIATKRGSRPGQLYDIFRERIMFPFVSPNGEHLGFTARLIKSNGFGPKYMNTPQTIVYNKSNFLYGLNIAKESVRKKDQIVLLEGNLDVISSSQAGVKEIVAASGTAVTPLQLRQVQRLTENLIFCLDTDKAGIDATIRSLEIAASTDLKVTVASIPIEYKDPDELIKAEGVERWELALQSTQDAYIWLIETLSRDLDLKSPTQKGAYAKSVIKILNLIKNPVSQESYKKYLSDKLEVSIDSLDKLAENAPLKRYKEIKTNPNIKISPTYNRLKLVTDRFLSLLLTCEDNSSLNTLKKHLKASSMPTEPSKQAYRLLIEPSKENKVNKTDPELIEYLSKLELINSQLLELSAEDTNQIDLLDEQYKQFQQASKNYQIEKLKQELKTADQTQQAKLLKKIHRIQSAPEIQLKNLEYN; encoded by the coding sequence ATGGAGTCAAAAGAAGAGATTAAACAGCGTCTGCCGATCGAGGTAGTTATTGGCGAATACGTCGAATTAAAACGTGCGGGGAGAAATTATAAAGGTTTAAGCCCTTTTTCTGCTGAAAAGACTCCAAGCTTTATAGTTTCTCCCGAAAAAAACATTTGGCATGACTTTTCCAGCGGTAAAGGAGGAGATGTCTTTAGCTTTGTCATGGAGGTTGAAGGCTTAGAGTTCCCAGAAGCCCTTAAGCATTTAGCCCAAAAGGCTGGAATTGAATTGCAAGAGTATAACTCAAAAGATAGAAAAGAAGGTCAGCTAAAACAAAGAATAGTCAAAATAAACGAGCTAGCCACCAAATATTACCAAACCTCACTCCTAAAAAACCCGACAGCTCTCGAATATTTAAAACAAAGAGGGGTCACCAAACAGGGTATAAAAGATTTTAAGCTTGGATACGCCCCTAACTCACCAAACGGACTAGTAAATTTACTCCAAAAACATGGCTTCACATCTGAAGAAATACTAAAAGCCGGTATTGCTACAAAAAGAGGATCCAGACCCGGACAGCTTTATGACATTTTTAGAGAGCGCATAATGTTCCCGTTCGTCAGCCCAAACGGAGAGCATTTAGGCTTTACCGCTAGATTAATTAAGTCTAACGGCTTTGGACCAAAGTATATGAACACTCCTCAAACCATTGTCTATAATAAGTCCAACTTCTTATACGGGCTAAATATTGCAAAAGAAAGTGTAAGAAAAAAAGACCAGATCGTATTGCTAGAAGGTAATTTAGATGTCATTTCCTCATCTCAAGCTGGAGTAAAAGAGATAGTTGCCGCAAGCGGTACAGCCGTAACTCCACTCCAGCTCAGACAAGTCCAAAGACTCACAGAAAACCTAATCTTTTGTTTAGACACAGATAAAGCCGGCATAGACGCTACCATCAGATCACTCGAGATAGCCGCTAGTACAGATCTAAAAGTTACAGTTGCAAGCATCCCCATAGAGTACAAAGACCCCGATGAATTGATCAAAGCCGAAGGCGTCGAACGCTGGGAGCTCGCCCTTCAGAGCACACAAGACGCCTACATTTGGCTAATAGAAACTTTAAGCAGAGATTTAGATTTAAAATCCCCGACCCAAAAAGGAGCCTACGCCAAATCAGTAATAAAAATACTAAACTTAATAAAAAATCCCGTCTCCCAAGAATCATATAAAAAATACCTGAGCGATAAGTTAGAAGTCTCAATAGACTCTTTAGATAAACTAGCTGAAAACGCACCTCTAAAAAGATATAAAGAGATCAAAACAAACCCAAATATCAAAATCTCACCTACATACAATAGACTTAAGCTTGTCACAGACCGCTTCTTAAGCCTTTTATTAACATGTGAGGACAATTCCTCATTAAACACCTTAAAAAAGCACCTGAAGGCGTCTAGTATGCCCACAGAGCCATCCAAACAAGCCTATCGACTATTAATTGAGCCCTCCAAAGAGAATAAAGTAAACAAAACTGATCCTGAACTCATAGAATACCTTTCAAAATTAGAGCTTATAAACTCACAGCTACTCGAACTATCAGCTGAAGATACAAATCAAATAGATTTACTCGACGAACAGTACAAACAATTCCAACAAGCATCTAAAAACTATCAAATAGAAAAACTAAAACAGGAACTAAAAACAGCGGATCAAACTCAACAAGCAAAGTTACTAAAAAAAATACATCGGATCCAATCTGCCCCAGAGATTCAGCTTAAAAATCTAGAGTATAATTAA
- a CDS encoding ParB/RepB/Spo0J family partition protein, translated as MSSSALGRGLESLIPTDFIIEEQFDPTVKSGDDSGKNLELKLSEIEPNEHQPRMNFKEGPMADLVESIRVHGVIQPVVVSPKSGGGYNLIAGERRWRASNFIGLKTIPAIVRTPNDQQKLELALVENVQREDLGPLETATAYVKLHQQFSLSYEEVAKKVGKALSTVLNAIRLLNLPAEAKQALYDKKISEGHARVLAGMNAFPEAQQELLGKILSEGWSVRQAEQFSVVVKSQDKLKKAAKTEDVFKFREEAVTKLKTKLNTSVELKPRSKGGRLVIDYLDDEDLARIVSKL; from the coding sequence ATGTCTAGTTCTGCTTTGGGTCGAGGTTTAGAGAGCTTAATCCCCACTGATTTTATTATTGAGGAGCAGTTTGACCCCACTGTGAAAAGTGGTGATGATAGTGGGAAGAACTTAGAACTTAAGCTTAGTGAAATAGAGCCAAATGAGCATCAGCCAAGGATGAATTTTAAAGAAGGTCCAATGGCAGATTTAGTAGAATCTATCAGAGTACATGGAGTGATTCAGCCAGTAGTTGTGTCTCCTAAGTCGGGTGGTGGTTATAACTTGATTGCTGGGGAGCGTCGTTGGCGAGCAAGTAATTTTATTGGCCTTAAAACTATCCCGGCCATAGTTAGGACTCCGAATGATCAGCAGAAGTTAGAGCTAGCTCTGGTTGAGAATGTTCAGCGTGAAGATTTGGGTCCACTTGAGACGGCAACGGCTTATGTTAAGCTTCATCAGCAGTTTAGTTTATCTTATGAAGAGGTGGCTAAAAAAGTTGGTAAAGCTCTTTCGACTGTACTTAATGCGATACGTTTATTAAATCTTCCAGCAGAGGCAAAACAGGCTCTTTATGATAAAAAGATTAGCGAAGGTCATGCTCGAGTACTAGCTGGGATGAATGCTTTTCCAGAGGCTCAGCAAGAGCTCCTGGGTAAGATCTTAAGTGAGGGTTGGAGTGTCCGGCAGGCTGAGCAGTTTAGTGTGGTGGTTAAATCTCAAGATAAGCTTAAAAAAGCTGCTAAAACTGAGGATGTTTTTAAGTTTAGAGAAGAGGCTGTAACTAAGCTTAAGACTAAACTTAACACGAGTGTTGAGCTAAAACCACGCTCTAAGGGAGGTCGTTTAGTAATTGATTATTTAGATGATGAAGATTTAGCGAGGATAGTTTCTAAGCTGTAA
- the rpoD gene encoding RNA polymerase sigma factor RpoD — protein MIGKNITKSQSEKITAKIIKDLKKHSVKENTVSQIDLDQAILKFDPKSVLVKDDLKKIKDSIKSDGIKFAKQATTKKKVVVKKQLSKKPATEAKKLAETEVKTATKKTASSKSTDKPVTRAKAATPKPRKSTPTPEGSTSIAQKEIIIDDDEPDADDLEDEGLEIEEDVNVYLKEIADDSVRLYLREIGNVPLLTGPEEIELALKIREGDMEAKAKMAESNMRLVVSIAKRYTGRGLDFLDLIQEGNNGLMRAVEKFDPDKGFKFSTYATWWIRQAITRAIADQSRVIRIPVHMFENINKLMRTQRRMTQELNREPTIEELAKELEMEPEKVEYIFKIKQDVGSLDSTIGGGEDGDDSILADFIEDDEGESPAEAATRAYMRQQIDEVLGELSDREAKILKLRFGLEDGKQHTLEEVGHEFDVTRERIRQIEAKALNKLRKNQNAKKLKSYLEE, from the coding sequence ATGATAGGAAAAAACATCACTAAATCCCAGTCTGAAAAAATAACAGCAAAAATAATAAAAGATCTCAAAAAACATTCTGTTAAAGAAAATACTGTATCCCAAATCGATTTAGATCAAGCAATACTAAAGTTTGACCCAAAGAGCGTTCTAGTCAAAGACGATCTAAAAAAAATAAAAGACTCAATTAAATCAGATGGTATTAAATTTGCTAAGCAAGCAACTACAAAAAAGAAAGTAGTCGTAAAAAAGCAATTATCAAAAAAACCCGCTACCGAAGCAAAGAAGTTAGCTGAAACAGAAGTTAAAACAGCTACCAAAAAAACTGCTAGTAGCAAATCAACAGATAAACCAGTTACAAGAGCAAAAGCAGCGACACCAAAACCAAGAAAAAGCACTCCTACCCCAGAAGGATCAACCTCAATTGCCCAAAAAGAAATTATCATTGATGATGACGAGCCCGATGCAGATGACCTCGAAGACGAAGGATTGGAGATAGAAGAAGACGTAAACGTTTACCTAAAAGAGATCGCCGACGACAGCGTCCGTTTGTACTTACGAGAGATCGGTAACGTCCCTCTTTTAACCGGCCCAGAAGAGATTGAACTAGCCCTAAAAATTAGAGAAGGCGACATGGAAGCTAAAGCCAAAATGGCCGAAAGTAACATGCGTCTAGTCGTCTCTATTGCAAAAAGATACACCGGTCGAGGACTCGATTTCTTAGACTTAATCCAAGAAGGTAATAACGGCTTAATGCGAGCAGTAGAAAAGTTCGATCCAGATAAAGGCTTTAAGTTTAGCACCTACGCTACTTGGTGGATCCGTCAGGCCATCACTCGCGCCATTGCCGACCAATCGCGTGTTATCCGTATCCCAGTACACATGTTTGAAAACATCAATAAGCTTATGCGTACTCAGCGTCGGATGACTCAGGAGCTAAACCGAGAACCAACTATCGAAGAACTCGCTAAAGAATTGGAGATGGAGCCAGAAAAAGTAGAGTACATCTTTAAAATCAAGCAAGATGTCGGAAGTTTGGACTCCACCATCGGAGGAGGCGAAGACGGCGACGACAGCATCCTTGCCGACTTTATCGAAGATGATGAAGGGGAAAGCCCTGCAGAAGCCGCTACAAGAGCCTACATGCGCCAACAGATCGACGAAGTTCTAGGAGAACTTAGTGATAGAGAGGCAAAGATCTTAAAGCTTAGATTCGGTTTAGAGGACGGCAAACAACACACTCTAGAAGAGGTCGGTCACGAGTTCGACGTCACCAGAGAAAGAATCCGTCAAATCGAAGCCAAAGCTCTCAACAAACTCCGTAAAAACCAAAACGCCAAAAAACTAAAATCCTACCTCGAGGAGTAG
- a CDS encoding valine--tRNA ligase: MNLAKTYEPQAYEGEIYELWERTGAFEPKGDGEHFALIMPPPNANAPLHIGTATFVKQDAKVRYERLKGKRTLYLPGADHAGFETWYVFEKELAKLGKSKFDFTNHELYKMTWDFVQDNMHLAKTSYRQMGLSCSWDNFTFTLDEKITKNVKVVFKKMWEEGLVYRGKRLVNFCTFHGTSFSDIEVDHEDKNTPLYHLKYGPFELVTTRPETIMGDTGVAFHPNDERYIQFEGQEIEIEGPEKSFKVRAVADELVDKEFGTGVVKVTPAHSFDDSEIAERHNLPYIEVIGKDGLMNENAGKYQGMTVLEAREAVVNDLKAKGLVIKVDETYQNRVGVCYKCHTVIEPLMMDQWFVSMKPLAEKAIEGIEADRVKFVPAKRKEIGLDYLKNIKDWNISRQCPWGIQIPAFYNEEIDEWIYSDSNEDEVTENGKTYIRDTDTFDTWMSSSQFPYLALGWPDGENFKEFFPTSWLHLGREIFTQWGLRMIMMSLYITGEVPFRTLYVNGNIRGEDGKKMSKSLGNNVAAKEILDEYGSDAMRMGMLMIDTTPSADKAYDPSKVVLGRNFTNKLWNVARFIENLLDEHKLKANEVDIAAPKSPADHWILGELDIAIDKADRALENDNFGEAINAVYDVIWNKFADWYIEASKRDLNLSVLTAALETALKLAHPFAPFVTEAIWQSLGFRGEDSMLVTETWPTRLEFNESLAGKFNLVIKATEFARKVKTYVGPEMEVSAEDDDLAELTKNLARLKSGSNLSSSLNIPGLEGWSLILSDESLVRYRNEIGRRVDELQAQIKNIEARLNNRAYIEKAPEKLVNESREVLASYKEELAELKSE; the protein is encoded by the coding sequence ATGAACTTGGCAAAGACTTATGAACCTCAAGCTTATGAGGGAGAAATATATGAACTATGGGAGAGAACTGGGGCTTTTGAGCCAAAAGGGGATGGTGAGCATTTTGCTTTAATAATGCCACCTCCAAATGCGAATGCACCGCTACATATTGGTACGGCAACTTTTGTAAAACAAGACGCAAAAGTTAGATACGAGAGATTAAAAGGTAAGAGAACTCTTTATTTGCCAGGAGCTGATCATGCTGGTTTTGAAACTTGGTATGTGTTTGAAAAGGAACTTGCTAAGCTTGGTAAATCTAAATTTGATTTTACAAATCATGAACTTTATAAGATGACCTGGGATTTTGTGCAGGATAATATGCATCTTGCTAAAACCTCGTATAGACAAATGGGACTTAGTTGTAGCTGGGATAACTTTACGTTTACTCTTGATGAGAAAATTACTAAAAATGTAAAAGTTGTTTTTAAAAAGATGTGGGAAGAAGGACTGGTTTATAGGGGGAAGAGACTAGTTAATTTCTGTACATTCCATGGAACAAGTTTTAGTGATATTGAGGTAGATCACGAGGATAAAAATACTCCTCTTTATCATCTTAAATATGGTCCTTTTGAGTTAGTTACTACTCGTCCGGAGACAATTATGGGAGATACTGGAGTAGCTTTTCATCCGAATGATGAGAGATACATACAGTTTGAGGGGCAAGAAATTGAGATTGAAGGTCCTGAAAAATCATTTAAGGTTAGAGCAGTTGCTGATGAGCTGGTTGATAAGGAGTTTGGAACAGGCGTAGTTAAAGTTACTCCGGCGCATAGCTTTGATGATAGCGAAATTGCTGAAAGGCATAATTTGCCGTATATCGAAGTGATTGGTAAAGATGGTTTGATGAATGAGAATGCTGGTAAATATCAGGGCATGACAGTTTTAGAGGCACGTGAAGCTGTAGTTAATGATCTTAAGGCTAAAGGTTTAGTGATTAAAGTTGACGAGACTTATCAAAATAGGGTTGGAGTTTGTTACAAGTGCCACACTGTTATTGAGCCTTTAATGATGGATCAATGGTTTGTTAGTATGAAGCCCTTGGCAGAAAAGGCAATTGAAGGAATTGAAGCGGATAGAGTTAAGTTTGTTCCTGCAAAGAGAAAAGAGATTGGTCTGGATTATTTAAAGAATATTAAAGATTGGAATATTTCGAGGCAATGTCCATGGGGTATTCAGATCCCAGCTTTTTATAATGAGGAGATTGATGAATGGATTTACAGTGATAGTAACGAAGATGAGGTAACTGAGAATGGTAAGACTTATATTCGGGATACGGATACCTTTGATACCTGGATGAGCAGCTCCCAGTTCCCCTACTTAGCTTTGGGTTGGCCAGACGGTGAGAATTTTAAAGAGTTCTTCCCGACGAGCTGGCTCCATTTGGGTCGAGAGATCTTTACGCAGTGGGGTTTGAGGATGATTATGATGTCGCTTTATATAACAGGCGAAGTGCCATTTAGAACGCTGTATGTTAATGGGAATATTCGGGGAGAAGATGGCAAGAAGATGAGTAAGTCTCTTGGTAATAATGTTGCTGCTAAAGAAATCTTAGATGAATATGGTTCTGATGCAATGCGGATGGGGATGTTAATGATTGATACGACTCCAAGTGCTGACAAAGCATATGACCCAAGTAAAGTGGTTTTAGGGCGTAATTTTACTAATAAGTTGTGGAATGTGGCGAGGTTTATTGAGAACCTGCTTGACGAGCATAAGCTTAAGGCGAATGAGGTGGATATTGCTGCTCCAAAGTCTCCGGCCGATCATTGGATTTTAGGGGAGCTCGATATTGCTATAGATAAAGCTGATAGAGCATTAGAAAATGATAATTTTGGTGAGGCAATTAATGCTGTATATGATGTTATCTGGAATAAGTTTGCAGATTGGTATATTGAAGCGAGTAAAAGAGATTTAAATCTATCTGTTTTAACTGCGGCTTTAGAGACGGCTCTTAAGCTTGCTCATCCGTTTGCTCCTTTTGTAACAGAGGCAATTTGGCAAAGCCTTGGCTTTAGAGGTGAGGATAGCATGTTAGTTACTGAAACTTGGCCAACTCGGTTAGAGTTCAACGAGAGTTTAGCAGGTAAGTTTAATCTGGTGATTAAGGCAACTGAATTTGCACGTAAAGTTAAGACTTATGTTGGGCCAGAGATGGAAGTTTCTGCTGAGGATGATGATTTGGCTGAGCTTACTAAGAATTTGGCCAGGCTAAAAAGTGGAAGTAATTTATCTTCTAGTTTGAATATCCCAGGTCTTGAGGGCTGGAGTTTAATCTTATCTGATGAGAGTTTAGTAAGGTATAGAAATGAAATTGGTAGGAGAGTTGATGAGCTGCAGGCTCAGATTAAAAACATTGAAGCTAGACTTAATAATAGGGCATATATAGAAAAAGCTCCCGAAAAACTAGTTAACGAGAGCAGGGAAGTATTAGCAAGCTATAAAGAAGAGTTGGCTGAGCTTAAGAGCGAATAA
- the uvrB gene encoding excinuclease ABC subunit UvrB: protein MNQDSREKKFKLNSAYKPTGDQPEAIKKLLARLNNGQKEQVLLGVTGSGKTFTMANLIQETGKPTLVICHNKTLAAQLYSEFRSFFPSNAVHYFVSYFDYYQPEAYIASSDTFIEKDSKINEEIDRLRHAATSSLLSRRDVIIVASVSCIYGIGSVEDYGDMAIRLKVGEQRKYDKFLRHLTDIQYERNDYAMERGTFRAKGDVVDVIPAGEEVAYRIEFFGDEIEQLKVINPLTGEVLDSPKEVTIYPSSHYVTPRDKLNGALGKIEQELVLQSEKFKKNQQFIEHQRIKQRVEQDLEMMRETGFVKGIENYSRYLTNREPGEQPATLLDYFPDDYLMIVDESHMTLPQIRGMYNGDRARKEVLVEHGFRLPSALDNRPLTFAEFENHVNQAIYVSATPGPYELEKDPDPAEQVIRPTGLLDPEIEIRPTEHQVDDLIDVIRETIEKNQRVLATTLTKRMAEDLSEHLEDLGIKAAYLHSEVDTVERTDILRDLRLGVYDVLIGINLLREGLDLPEVSLVAILDADKEGFLRSEPALVQTIGRAARHVEGRVIMYADNITGSMQRAIDETKRRREIQIKFNQEHGIKPTGINKKISEGLREIITAPDKKKKLTKEEIKARETDPLRLVESAKGKIDETEKKILLKDLQSQMELASANLQFELAAELRDAIRSLQK from the coding sequence GTGAATCAAGACTCTAGAGAGAAAAAGTTTAAACTTAACTCCGCTTATAAGCCCACCGGAGATCAGCCAGAAGCAATAAAAAAACTCCTAGCCAGACTTAATAATGGCCAAAAAGAACAAGTCTTATTAGGCGTAACCGGATCAGGTAAGACTTTTACCATGGCTAATCTTATACAAGAAACTGGCAAACCAACACTCGTCATTTGCCACAACAAAACCCTCGCTGCCCAGCTATATTCAGAATTCAGATCTTTCTTCCCTAGCAACGCTGTCCATTATTTTGTTAGTTATTTTGATTACTACCAACCAGAGGCATATATTGCATCTTCAGATACTTTTATCGAAAAAGATTCTAAAATTAACGAAGAAATCGATAGATTAAGACACGCTGCAACTTCATCACTTCTTTCACGTCGTGATGTAATAATTGTTGCATCAGTTTCTTGCATCTATGGCATCGGATCAGTAGAAGATTACGGAGATATGGCCATTCGTCTTAAAGTTGGCGAACAAAGAAAATACGATAAATTCTTGCGTCATCTTACCGATATTCAATATGAAAGAAATGACTACGCCATGGAGCGCGGAACTTTCAGGGCAAAAGGCGACGTCGTTGATGTCATCCCAGCAGGTGAAGAAGTAGCTTATAGAATTGAATTCTTTGGAGACGAGATTGAACAACTTAAAGTCATCAACCCACTCACCGGCGAAGTTCTCGATAGCCCTAAAGAGGTTACAATCTACCCATCCTCACACTACGTAACACCTCGAGATAAGCTTAATGGAGCTCTCGGCAAGATTGAACAAGAATTAGTTTTACAGTCAGAAAAGTTCAAAAAAAATCAGCAATTTATCGAGCACCAACGCATCAAACAGCGCGTCGAACAAGACTTAGAAATGATGCGCGAAACCGGCTTTGTAAAAGGAATAGAGAACTATTCACGTTATCTCACTAACCGCGAACCAGGTGAACAACCAGCTACATTGCTTGATTACTTCCCTGATGATTACTTAATGATTGTCGATGAATCGCACATGACACTTCCCCAAATTAGGGGCATGTATAACGGAGATCGAGCCCGCAAAGAAGTTTTAGTAGAGCACGGTTTTAGACTCCCAAGTGCACTAGATAACAGACCTCTTACCTTTGCCGAGTTCGAAAATCACGTTAATCAAGCTATTTATGTCTCTGCTACACCTGGGCCTTACGAATTAGAAAAAGATCCAGATCCGGCCGAGCAAGTCATCCGCCCTACTGGTTTACTAGATCCAGAAATTGAGATCAGACCAACCGAGCACCAAGTTGATGATCTAATTGATGTCATTAGGGAGACTATCGAAAAGAACCAAAGAGTTCTTGCCACTACTCTAACCAAACGTATGGCCGAAGATCTCTCAGAACATCTCGAAGATTTAGGGATCAAAGCCGCATATCTACATAGCGAAGTCGACACAGTTGAGCGCACAGATATTTTAAGAGATTTAAGATTAGGAGTTTACGACGTATTAATAGGTATCAATCTTTTAAGAGAAGGTCTAGATCTACCAGAGGTAAGCTTAGTCGCGATACTAGACGCTGACAAAGAAGGCTTCTTGCGCTCAGAGCCAGCATTAGTCCAGACCATAGGTCGTGCCGCCAGACATGTCGAAGGAAGAGTCATCATGTACGCCGATAATATTACCGGAAGCATGCAACGTGCCATCGACGAGACTAAGCGGAGAAGAGAAATCCAAATTAAGTTTAATCAAGAACATGGGATTAAACCTACAGGTATAAACAAAAAGATCTCCGAAGGCCTCAGAGAAATTATTACCGCACCAGATAAAAAGAAGAAGCTCACTAAAGAAGAAATTAAAGCTCGAGAGACTGATCCACTCCGTTTAGTAGAAAGCGCCAAGGGCAAAATCGACGAAACCGAAAAAAAGATTTTACTAAAAGACCTACAAAGCCAAATGGAACTAGCCTCGGCCAACCTCCAATTCGAACTCGCTGCCGAACTCCGCGACGCCATCCGCTCTCTCCAAAAGTAA
- a CDS encoding DNA translocase FtsK 4TM domain-containing protein has product MPKKKSVKKSVGKVSKKPAKHGVPGGFWQQVIAFMALVFALVLILAIVGAGGGAPDEMFKAFRSLIGLIAFVIPFIIIYLALKKMFAESNMLPVSVHFGFVSFVVASSAMVAVTLSEGTRVQNSGGEVGKTISQSTLNFLHPVAAFFVFLSLTIISLMFIFKIQPKKLIEIIMKLFRPRENTKVKQHNDNEESSFALDKPSKLKLNRGVEVEDGSGENFGEVDVKEPESAASFKERLNSIKGNLRPETEVNDEPKSALTAVEDEGWEFPPVDLLDNKTFKADAGDITKNAKIIQDTLSDFKIDVEMEEANVGPRVTQYTLKPAAGVKLNKITSLDTNLALNLSASSIRLEAPIPGKGAVGVEVPNKKSAMVTMRSILESKEWKSANDPLAFAVGKDIAGHAVIGDLGGMPHLLVAGQTGSGKSVMINTLISSLLFRHGPSEVKLILVDPKQVELAPYNGIPHLLTPVIVEPEKTLSALKWAVNEMERRYSLLAENGHRNIKGYNGDKKIEESMPYIVIVIDELADLMMVAARDVEGLIVRIAQKARAVGIHLVLATQRPSVDVITGLIKANIPARIAFTVASQIDSRTIIDQAGAEKLLGKGDMLITTAQNPKPRRVQAAWIDDPEVVKVINQIKTQRPPEYNDEVVAQPVQLNGKGGVVFDGGGGGDSDDDMYNDAVAAVMAAGKASASLLQRRLRVGYARAARLMEEMEEQGVIGPADGSRPRDVLVSGTQMSNTMSTSNMDIEEEI; this is encoded by the coding sequence ATGCCAAAGAAAAAATCTGTTAAAAAGTCTGTAGGAAAAGTTAGTAAAAAGCCAGCTAAGCACGGAGTGCCTGGTGGCTTTTGGCAACAAGTTATAGCTTTTATGGCTTTGGTATTTGCTTTAGTTTTAATACTGGCGATTGTTGGAGCAGGCGGTGGAGCTCCAGATGAAATGTTTAAAGCCTTTAGAAGCCTTATAGGCTTAATCGCTTTTGTTATACCTTTTATTATAATTTATTTGGCTCTAAAGAAGATGTTCGCTGAGAGTAATATGTTGCCAGTGAGTGTCCATTTTGGATTTGTTAGTTTCGTCGTTGCTTCTAGTGCAATGGTCGCAGTAACTTTAAGTGAAGGGACTCGTGTGCAAAATTCTGGTGGGGAAGTAGGAAAAACTATATCTCAAAGTACTTTAAACTTTTTGCATCCAGTAGCTGCGTTTTTTGTTTTCTTAAGCTTAACTATTATTAGCTTGATGTTTATTTTTAAGATTCAACCAAAAAAGTTGATCGAGATAATAATGAAGTTGTTCAGACCAAGAGAGAATACAAAAGTTAAACAGCACAATGACAACGAAGAATCTAGCTTTGCTCTTGATAAGCCGTCAAAGCTCAAGCTTAATCGTGGAGTAGAGGTAGAAGATGGTAGTGGAGAGAACTTCGGGGAAGTTGATGTTAAGGAGCCCGAAAGTGCAGCTAGCTTTAAAGAGAGGCTTAATTCTATTAAAGGTAATTTACGACCAGAGACGGAAGTTAATGATGAACCAAAGTCTGCTTTAACAGCCGTAGAAGATGAAGGCTGGGAATTCCCACCAGTTGACTTGTTAGATAATAAGACGTTTAAAGCTGATGCAGGTGATATCACTAAAAATGCAAAAATAATTCAAGACACTTTGTCTGACTTTAAGATTGATGTTGAGATGGAGGAGGCAAATGTAGGGCCAAGAGTGACTCAGTATACTCTAAAGCCTGCTGCCGGGGTTAAACTTAATAAGATTACCTCCCTTGACACAAATTTAGCCCTTAATTTGAGTGCAAGTTCAATACGTTTAGAGGCGCCGATTCCTGGTAAAGGAGCAGTTGGGGTAGAAGTGCCTAATAAAAAGAGTGCGATGGTGACAATGCGTAGCATACTGGAGAGTAAAGAGTGGAAGTCGGCAAATGATCCACTAGCTTTTGCGGTTGGTAAAGATATAGCCGGACATGCAGTTATTGGGGATCTTGGCGGGATGCCTCATCTATTGGTGGCTGGTCAGACTGGTTCTGGTAAGTCAGTAATGATTAATACTTTGATTTCTTCACTATTATTTAGGCATGGTCCATCAGAAGTCAAATTAATCTTAGTTGATCCAAAACAGGTAGAGCTTGCTCCATATAATGGTATTCCTCATCTTTTAACTCCAGTAATTGTCGAGCCAGAGAAGACTCTTTCTGCACTGAAGTGGGCAGTTAATGAGATGGAACGAAGGTACTCATTGTTAGCAGAAAATGGACATAGAAACATTAAAGGTTATAACGGTGATAAAAAAATTGAAGAGAGTATGCCCTATATAGTCATTGTGATTGATGAGCTTGCAGATTTGATGATGGTCGCAGCTCGTGATGTTGAAGGATTGATTGTTAGAATAGCTCAAAAGGCGCGGGCAGTTGGTATCCATTTAGTTTTAGCGACTCAAAGGCCGAGTGTTGATGTAATAACAGGTTTAATTAAGGCTAATATCCCGGCTCGTATAGCGTTTACTGTTGCTTCACAGATTGACTCTAGAACAATTATTGACCAGGCAGGGGCAGAGAAACTATTAGGGAAAGGTGACATGTTGATAACTACAGCGCAGAATCCTAAGCCTAGGCGTGTGCAAGCAGCTTGGATTGATGACCCTGAGGTGGTAAAGGTGATTAACCAGATTAAGACTCAGCGGCCTCCAGAATATAATGATGAGGTTGTAGCTCAGCCGGTACAACTTAATGGTAAGGGTGGTGTAGTATTCGATGGTGGAGGGGGAGGCGATAGCGATGATGACATGTATAACGATGCAGTGGCGGCTGTAATGGCAGCTGGTAAAGCATCTGCTTCTCTCCTGCAAAGAAGGTTAAGAGTTGGGTATGCTCGCGCGGCCAGGCTAATGGAAGAAATGGAAGAACAGGGCGTGATTGGTCCGGCAGATGGCTCAAGACCTCGAGATGTTTTAGTCTCTGGAACTCAAATGAGTAATACGATGAGCACGTCTAACATGGATATTGAAGAGGAAATTTAA